From a region of the Notolabrus celidotus isolate fNotCel1 chromosome 14, fNotCel1.pri, whole genome shotgun sequence genome:
- the ccdc9 gene encoding coiled-coil domain-containing protein 9 isoform X2, whose translation MSSAVDLKTKEEKDAELDRRIEALRKKNEALVKRYQEIEEDKKKAEQEGIAVTTPRKPRPHEPETDRRKAEKENFTVTVDLTKVAGEKRVVNDWKPGAPRGRKTSEESDGHGGQGDNHRGQSDGHSSPPRRSGSGRVGRGGQRGGGRQERREWEPRTPRDGEPRTPRDGEPRTPRDGEPGEPGGPGRRGGRRGRGGERGGGGGERGGGDRGERGGGGGERGGGGGGEGGTPGGMDRKSKEWEEKRRQNIEKMNEEMEQIAEYERGQRPDGDKPLRNFLDDPRRSGPAPDIDRKEGSRRHVRNWGGLDFDNVKTGNELEKEWTSRRPGPKGSMDMTMSMTGRERAEYLRWKKEREQIDEERLARHRNATGQWRREWDAQKTDNMFKEDPCAAAEGMTPEHGNRRDDGKRPPKVPTFGDFLSQGRSQGPRGERGDRGDRGDRGDRGDRGDRGDRGDRGRGRSRGQKPSYSMHDNRWEGDREEEDKEKEDKTKKEEKTKKKEKEEEKAKSPTTEKAEEKTEDGEEDEEEWEDASDGEDDEAMEDDSDSEPDSREEEKKDKGKEKPAKGRGSGSKPSSPAHRVGPTSAGSPKEQRPPRPKVHIPPPSAMQDSPEGGKPLSPFSPLDSHQPVTDWGEEMEMLSPRSSMGGESPLKPPSVESSPPQKKDQEEEEKEKVAEKEKEKEKEKEKVAEKEKVAEKEKEAPSSSEAAEPQREEETEAQQTVKVSEPESVPADSSTAPPPPVDSAPSDVIEAAVTLEQDSPAAPSQEEDQSSSEAAAETDGATETDGATPPAEPDDAPSAAAEEEESSEQTSSG comes from the exons ATG TCTTCAGCGGTGGATCTTAAGacgaaggaggagaaggatgcAGAGCTGGACAGACGGATTGAAGCTCTGAGGAAAAAGAATGAAGCTCTGGTGAAGAGATATCAG GAAATTGAAGAGGACAAGAAGAAGGCGGAGCAAGAGGGCATCGCTGTCACAACACCCCGTAAGCCCCGCCCCCACGAGCCAGAGACAGACCGGAGGAAAGCAGAGAAGGAAAACTTCACGGTCACAGTCGACCTCACTAAAGTCGCAGGG GAGAAGAGAGTGGTGAACGACTGGAAACCTGGAGCTCCTCGCGGCAGGAAGACGTCAGAGGAGAGCGACGGTCACGGCGGACAGGGTGATAATCACAGAGGTCAGAGTGACGGACACAGCAGCCCTCCCAGGAGGTCGGGGTCAGGGCGGGTCGGTCGgggaggtcagagaggaggaggacgtcaggagaggagagagtgggagcCAAGAACGCCCAGAGATGGAGAGCCCAGAACACCCAGAGATGGAGAGCCTAGAACACCCAGAGATGGAGAGCCAGGCGAGCCAGGAGGACCGGGacgcagaggagggaggagaggtagaggaggagagagaggaggaggaggtggtgagagaggaggaggagatagaggagaaagaggaggaggaggtggagagagaggaggcggtggaggaggagaaggagggacaCCAGGCGGCATGGACAGAAAATCCAAG GAatgggaggagaagaggagacagaacaTCGAGAAGATGAATGAAGAAATGGAGCAGATAGCAGAGTATGAGAGAGGACAGCGG CCCGATGGAGACAAACCGCTCCGAAACTTCCTGGACGACCCGAGACGTTCAGGTCCGGCTCCTGACATCGACCGCAAAGAGGGCAGCCGGAGACACGTACGGAACTGGGGAGGTCTGGACTTTGACAACGTGAAGACAGGAAATGAGCTGGAAAAAGAGTGGACT AGTCGACGGCCCGGTCCCAAAGGCTCCATGGACATGACGATGTCTATGACCGGCCGGGAGAGAGCTGAGTACTTGCGCTGGAAAAAGGAGCGAGAGCAGATTGACGAGGAGAGACTAGCTCGCCATCGCAACGCCACGGGCCAGTGGAGACGAGAGTGGGACGCACAGAAGACGGATAACAT GTTcaaggaggacccatgtgcagccGCAGAGGGCATGACACCCGAGCATGGCAACAGGAGAG ATGACGGCAAGCGGCCTCCTAAAGTTCCAACATTTGGGGACTTCCTGTCTCAGGGCAGGAGTCAGGGTCCCAGAGGGGAGCGAGGCGACAGAGGTGATAGAGGCGACAGAGGTGACAGAGGTGACAGAGGTGACAGAGGCGACAGAGGTGACCGAGGCAGGGGGAGGAGCCGAGGACAGAAACCTAGCTACAG CATGCATGACAACCGAtgggagggagacagagaagaggaggacaaggaaaAGGAGGACAAGacaaagaaggaggagaagaccaaaaagaaggagaaagaggaagagaaggccAAATCTCCCACGACAGAGAAG GCGGAGGAGAAGACTGAAGACggagaggaagacgaggaggaatGGGAAGATGCCAGCGATGGAGAGGATGACGAAGCAATGGAGGACGACAGCGACTCAGAGCCAGACtccagagaagaggagaagaaagacaaaggaaaaGAGAAACCAGCCAAGGGCAGAGGCAGCGGCAGCAAACCCTCCTCTCCTGCACACAGAGTCGGACCCACGTCGGCAGGAAGCCCCAAAGAGCAGCGGCCCCCCAGACCGAAGGTCCACATCCCTCCTCCGTCAGCCATGCAGGATTCACCAGAGGGAGGGAAACCCCTCAGCCCCTTCTCACCGCTGGACAGCCACCAGCCTGTCACAGACTggggggaggagatggagatgcTGTCGCCGCGGAGCAGCATGGGAGGGGAGAGCCCGCTGAAACCGCCCAGTGTGGAGTCCAGCCCGCCCCAGAAGAaggaccaggaggaggaggagaaggagaaggtggcggagaaggagaaggagaaggagaaggagaaggagaaggtggcggagaaggagaaggtggcagagaaggagaaggaagcgCCCAGCTCCAGTGAAGCTGCAGagccacagagagaggaggaaacag aaGCTCAACAGACTGTGAAAGTGTCAGAACCAGAGTCCGTCCCTGCAGACTCCTCCACTGCACCACCGCCGCCAGTCGACTCCGCCCCCTCTGATGTAATCGAGGCTGCTGTGACGCTGGAGCAGGACTCACCTGCTGCTCCATCACAAG aAGAAGACCAGAGCTCctctgaagcagcagcagagaccgATGGAGCCACAGAGACCGATGGAGCCACACCGCCTGCTGAGCCCGACGACGCtccgtcagcagcagcagaggaggaggagtcctcCGAGCAGACGTCCTCAG
- the ccdc9 gene encoding coiled-coil domain-containing protein 9 isoform X1 gives MSSAVDLKTKEEKDAELDRRIEALRKKNEALVKRYQEIEEDKKKAEQEGIAVTTPRKPRPHEPETDRRKAEKENFTVTVDLTKVAGEKRVVNDWKPGAPRGRKTSEESDGHGGQGDNHRGQSDGHSSPPRRSGSGRVGRGGQRGGGRQERREWEPRTPRDGEPRTPRDGEPRTPRDGEPGEPGGPGRRGGRRGRGGERGGGGGERGGGDRGERGGGGGERGGGGGGEGGTPGGMDRKSKEWEEKRRQNIEKMNEEMEQIAEYERGQRPDGDKPLRNFLDDPRRSGPAPDIDRKEGSRRHVRNWGGLDFDNVKTGNELEKEWTSRRPGPKGSMDMTMSMTGRERAEYLRWKKEREQIDEERLARHRNATGQWRREWDAQKTDNMFKEDPCAAAEGMTPEHGNRRDDGKRPPKVPTFGDFLSQGRSQGPRGERGDRGDRGDRGDRGDRGDRGDRGDRGRGRSRGQKPSYSMHDNRWEGDREEEDKEKEDKTKKEEKTKKKEKEEEKAKSPTTEKAEEKTEDGEEDEEEWEDASDGEDDEAMEDDSDSEPDSREEEKKDKGKEKPAKGRGSGSKPSSPAHRVGPTSAGSPKEQRPPRPKVHIPPPSAMQDSPEGGKPLSPFSPLDSHQPVTDWGEEMEMLSPRSSMGGESPLKPPSVESSPPQKKDQEEEEKEKVAEKEKEKEKEKEKVAEKEKVAEKEKEAPSSSEAAEPQREEETATNISSPPEAQQTVKVSEPESVPADSSTAPPPPVDSAPSDVIEAAVTLEQDSPAAPSQEEDQSSSEAAAETDGATETDGATPPAEPDDAPSAAAEEEESSEQTSSG, from the exons ATG TCTTCAGCGGTGGATCTTAAGacgaaggaggagaaggatgcAGAGCTGGACAGACGGATTGAAGCTCTGAGGAAAAAGAATGAAGCTCTGGTGAAGAGATATCAG GAAATTGAAGAGGACAAGAAGAAGGCGGAGCAAGAGGGCATCGCTGTCACAACACCCCGTAAGCCCCGCCCCCACGAGCCAGAGACAGACCGGAGGAAAGCAGAGAAGGAAAACTTCACGGTCACAGTCGACCTCACTAAAGTCGCAGGG GAGAAGAGAGTGGTGAACGACTGGAAACCTGGAGCTCCTCGCGGCAGGAAGACGTCAGAGGAGAGCGACGGTCACGGCGGACAGGGTGATAATCACAGAGGTCAGAGTGACGGACACAGCAGCCCTCCCAGGAGGTCGGGGTCAGGGCGGGTCGGTCGgggaggtcagagaggaggaggacgtcaggagaggagagagtgggagcCAAGAACGCCCAGAGATGGAGAGCCCAGAACACCCAGAGATGGAGAGCCTAGAACACCCAGAGATGGAGAGCCAGGCGAGCCAGGAGGACCGGGacgcagaggagggaggagaggtagaggaggagagagaggaggaggaggtggtgagagaggaggaggagatagaggagaaagaggaggaggaggtggagagagaggaggcggtggaggaggagaaggagggacaCCAGGCGGCATGGACAGAAAATCCAAG GAatgggaggagaagaggagacagaacaTCGAGAAGATGAATGAAGAAATGGAGCAGATAGCAGAGTATGAGAGAGGACAGCGG CCCGATGGAGACAAACCGCTCCGAAACTTCCTGGACGACCCGAGACGTTCAGGTCCGGCTCCTGACATCGACCGCAAAGAGGGCAGCCGGAGACACGTACGGAACTGGGGAGGTCTGGACTTTGACAACGTGAAGACAGGAAATGAGCTGGAAAAAGAGTGGACT AGTCGACGGCCCGGTCCCAAAGGCTCCATGGACATGACGATGTCTATGACCGGCCGGGAGAGAGCTGAGTACTTGCGCTGGAAAAAGGAGCGAGAGCAGATTGACGAGGAGAGACTAGCTCGCCATCGCAACGCCACGGGCCAGTGGAGACGAGAGTGGGACGCACAGAAGACGGATAACAT GTTcaaggaggacccatgtgcagccGCAGAGGGCATGACACCCGAGCATGGCAACAGGAGAG ATGACGGCAAGCGGCCTCCTAAAGTTCCAACATTTGGGGACTTCCTGTCTCAGGGCAGGAGTCAGGGTCCCAGAGGGGAGCGAGGCGACAGAGGTGATAGAGGCGACAGAGGTGACAGAGGTGACAGAGGTGACAGAGGCGACAGAGGTGACCGAGGCAGGGGGAGGAGCCGAGGACAGAAACCTAGCTACAG CATGCATGACAACCGAtgggagggagacagagaagaggaggacaaggaaaAGGAGGACAAGacaaagaaggaggagaagaccaaaaagaaggagaaagaggaagagaaggccAAATCTCCCACGACAGAGAAG GCGGAGGAGAAGACTGAAGACggagaggaagacgaggaggaatGGGAAGATGCCAGCGATGGAGAGGATGACGAAGCAATGGAGGACGACAGCGACTCAGAGCCAGACtccagagaagaggagaagaaagacaaaggaaaaGAGAAACCAGCCAAGGGCAGAGGCAGCGGCAGCAAACCCTCCTCTCCTGCACACAGAGTCGGACCCACGTCGGCAGGAAGCCCCAAAGAGCAGCGGCCCCCCAGACCGAAGGTCCACATCCCTCCTCCGTCAGCCATGCAGGATTCACCAGAGGGAGGGAAACCCCTCAGCCCCTTCTCACCGCTGGACAGCCACCAGCCTGTCACAGACTggggggaggagatggagatgcTGTCGCCGCGGAGCAGCATGGGAGGGGAGAGCCCGCTGAAACCGCCCAGTGTGGAGTCCAGCCCGCCCCAGAAGAaggaccaggaggaggaggagaaggagaaggtggcggagaaggagaaggagaaggagaaggagaaggagaaggtggcggagaaggagaaggtggcagagaaggagaaggaagcgCCCAGCTCCAGTGAAGCTGCAGagccacagagagaggaggaaacag CCACgaacatttcctctcctccagaaGCTCAACAGACTGTGAAAGTGTCAGAACCAGAGTCCGTCCCTGCAGACTCCTCCACTGCACCACCGCCGCCAGTCGACTCCGCCCCCTCTGATGTAATCGAGGCTGCTGTGACGCTGGAGCAGGACTCACCTGCTGCTCCATCACAAG aAGAAGACCAGAGCTCctctgaagcagcagcagagaccgATGGAGCCACAGAGACCGATGGAGCCACACCGCCTGCTGAGCCCGACGACGCtccgtcagcagcagcagaggaggaggagtcctcCGAGCAGACGTCCTCAG